One Podarcis muralis chromosome 1, rPodMur119.hap1.1, whole genome shotgun sequence genomic window carries:
- the LGR4 gene encoding leucine-rich repeat-containing G-protein coupled receptor 4 yields MRCLLLLGFFAWGFASLPGPSRGASPPPCPLSCSCDGDGGVDCSGKGLAAVPERLSAFTHTLDISMNNITRLPEDAFKNFPYLEELRLAGNDLAFIHPKALSGLKELKVLTLQNNQLKTVPNEAIRGLSGLQSLRLDANHITAVPEDSFEGLVQLRHLWLDDNSLTEVPVVPLSNLPSLQALTLALNKITSIPDFAFTNLSSLVVLHLHNNKIKTLGHHCFDGLNNLETLDLNYNNMAEFPEAVKALPSLKELGFHSNYISVIPDNAFVGNPLLRTIHLFDNPLSFVGNSAFQNLSDLHSLVIRGASMVQWFPNLTGTTNLESLTFTGTKISNIPFDLCQEQKLLRTLDLSYNNIKQLPSFKGCSSLEEISLQHNQIEEIKDDIFQGLTSLRTLDLSRNLIHRIDKEAFTMLGAITNLDLSFNALTSFPTEGLAGLNQLKLVGNTELKEALVAKDFVKLRSLSVPYAYQCCAFWGCDSYLNANTEDSSHQDSVAHEQGAPEGDYLSSDKNEELGQTIIHCTPTTGAFKPCEYLLGSWMIRLTVWFIFLVALFFNMLVMLTIFAPCTSLPSSKLFIGLISVSNLFMGVYTGILTFLDAVSWGRFAEFGIWWETGSGCKVAGFLAIFSSESAIFFLMLAAIERSLSAKEIIKKGKSNNQKQFRIAAIFAFLCALVAGCLPLFHKGEYSASPLCLPFPTGETPSLGFTVTLVLLNSLAFLLMAIIYIKLYCNLEKEDLSENSQTSMIKHVAWLIFTNCIFFCPVAFFSFAPLITAISISPEIMKSVTLIFFPLPACLNPVLYIFFNPKFKEDWKLLRWHITKKSGTGTVAVNTQGGCGAQDFYYDCGMYTHLQGNLTMCECCESLLISKPVPCKHLIKSHSCPALTVVPCQRPDGYWSDCGTQSAHSDYADEEDSFVSDSSDQVQACGRACFYQSRGFPLVRYAYNIPRIKD; encoded by the exons GGATATCAGTATGAACAATATAACAAGGTTACCAGAAGATGCATTCAAGAATTTTCCTTACCTTGAAGAGTT ACGGCTGGCTGGCAATGACCTCGCTTTTATTCATCCGAAGGCCTTGTCTGGGTTGAAGGAGCTCAAAGTTCT cACTCTGCAGAACAATCAGTTGAAAACCGTTCCCAATGAGGCCATCAGGGGACTCAGCGGACTACAGTCCTT GCGCTTAGATGCTAACCACATTACTGCTGTCCCAGAAGACAGTTTTGAGGGCCTCGTTCAACTGCGACACCTGTGGCTGGATGATAACAGTTTGACTGAAGTCCCTGTTGTTCCTCTCAGCAATCTTCCATCCCTGCAGGCCTTAACCTTGGCTCTCAACAAAATAACCAGCATCCCTGATTTTGCTTTTACAAATCTCTCAAGCCTCGTTGTCCT GCATCtccataacaataaaataaaaacactgggACATCATTGTTTTGATGGATTAAACAACCTAGAAACCTT AGACTTGAATTATAACAACATGGCAGAGTTCCCTGAAGCAGTAAAAGCACTTCCAAGCCTAAAAGAGCT gggATTTCACAGTAATTACATTTCCGTGATCCCTGACAATGCGTTTGTAGGAAACCCACTTCTTCGTACTAT ACATCTGTTTGATAACCCATTATCCTTTGTTGGGAACTCAGCTTTTCAAAACTTGTCAGATTTGCATTCCCT gGTCATTCGTGGGGCCAGCATGGTACAGTGGTTTCCTAACTTAACAGGAACCACCAATCTGGAAAGCCT GACTTTTACAGGCACCAAAATAAGCAACATCCCCTTTGATCTATGCCAAGAACAAAAACTGCTTCGGACTTT GGATTTATCTTATAACAACATAAAACAACTTCCAAGTTTTAAAGGTTGCAGTTCCCTGGAAGAAAT ATCTTTGCAGCATAATCAAATTGAAGAAATCAAAGATGATATATTCCAGGGGCTGACTTCTCTACGTACCCT TGATCTCAGCAGAAATTTGATCCACCGAATTGACAAGGAAGCATTTACTATGCTGGGCGCTATTACCAACCT AGATTTAAGTTTCAATGCATTGACTTCATTTCCAACTGAAGGCCTGGCTGGGTTAAACCAGCTTAAACTTGTAGGCAATACAGAACTGAAAGAAGCTTTGGTGGCAAAGGACTTTGTAAAACTCAG ATCTCTTTCTGTTCCATATGCTTACCAATGCTGTGCTTTCTGGGGCTGTGACTCTTACTTAAATGCTAACACAGAAGATTCCAGTCACCAAGATTCAGTTGCACATGAGCAAG GTGCACCAGAAGGAGATTACTTAAGCAGCGATAAGAATGAGGAACTTGGTCAGACAATAATTCACTGTACCCCCACAACAG GTGCTTTCAAGCCCTGTGAATACTTACTAGGAAGCTGGATGATCCGTCTTACAGTCTGGTTTATTTTTTTGGTTGCCTTGTTCTTCAACATGCTTGTCATGTTAACTATATTTGCTCCCTGTACTTCACTGCCTTCCTCCAAACTATTCATAGGCTTGATTTCTGTCTCTAACTTATTTATGGGGGTCTACACTGGCATATTAACTTTCCTGGATGCAGTTTCTTGGGGAAGGTTTGCTGAATTTGGTATCTGGTGGGAAACTGGCAGTGGCTGTAAAGTTGCTGGGTTTCTGGCCATCTTCTCTTCAGAAAGTGCCATTTTTTTCCTGATGCTAGCAGCCATTGAGCGGAGCTTGTCTGCAAAGGAAATAATTAAAAAGGGTAAAAGCAATAATCAGAAACAATTTCGAATTGCAGCTATTTTTGCTTTCCTGTGTGCACTTGTAGCAGGATGCTTACCACTTTTCCATAAGGGAGAGTATTCTGCATCACCTCTCTGCCTGCCCTTTCCCACTGGAGAAACTCCTTCCCTAGGGTTCACCGTTACATTAGTGCTCCTAAACTCATTAGCCTTTTTGCTCATGGCTATTATTTATATCAAACTTTACTGCAACTTGGAAAAGGAAGACCTCTCTGAGAACTCACAGACTAGCATGATTAAACATGTTGCTTGGCTGATCTTCACCAACTGCATCTTTTTTTGCCCGGTTGCGTTTTTCTCCTTTGCTCCACTCATCACTGCAATTTCTATTAGCCCTGAAATCATGAAGTCTGTCACTCTAATATTTTTCCCATTGCCTGCTTGTTTGAATCCAGTTTTGTACATCTTCTTCAATCCcaaatttaaagaagattggaaattaCTGAGATGGCACATCACCAAGAAAAGTGGGACTGGAACAGTTGCTGTCAATACTCAAGGTGGCTGTGGGGCGCAGGATTTTTACTATGACTGTGGCATGTACACACATCTGCAGGGCAACCTTACCATGTGTGAATGTTGTGAATCACTACTTATATCAAAGCCTGTGCCATGTAAACACTTAATAAAATCCCACAGTTGTCCAGCTCTGACAGTAGTGCCTTGCCAAAGGCCAGATGGCTATTGGTCAGATTGTGGTACCCAGTCTGCTCATTCTGATTACGCTGATGAAGAGGACTCTTTTGTGTCTGACAGTTCAGATCAAGTACAGGCCTGTGGACGTGCCTGTTTTTATCAAAGCAGAGGTTTCCCATTGGTTCGCTATGCCTACAACATCCCAAGGATTAAAGACTGA